In the Pontibacillus sp. HMF3514 genome, CAGGAGCTCGCGAACTAGCGACGCAAACAGGTGCAACAGCTATGCTATCTGGAGAAGGTGGAGAGGATTGGTCTTATCAATTCTTAGATACCATCAACCATGAGCTTGTTTACGATGGCAGTAAATTTAAAGTTGGTAATGTAACGATTGAAGTTATGCACACTCCTGGTCACACGCCAGAATCTATTTCATTCGTTCTTTATGATCGTGATCAAGATGCACCTATGGGTATCTTTACTGGTGACTTTGTCTTCGTTGGAGATGTGGGTCGACCTGATTTACTTGAAAAAGCAGCAGGTCTTGAAAACACATCAGAAATTGGCGGACGTGAAATGTTCAAATCTCTAGAACGCTTCAAGGCTCTTCCTGACTATATGCAAGTATGGCCTGGGCACGGAGCTGGAAGTGCTTGTGGTAAAGCTCTTGGAGCAATTCCATCTAGCACAGTTGGCTATGAGAAAATTACAAACTGGGCACTTGCGTATGAAGATGAAGATGCATTCGTAAAGGACCTTGTTTCAGAACAACCAGAGCCACCTAAATACTTTGCTGTTATGAAAAAGGTAAATAAAGAAGGACCAGCGCTTTTAAGTGAGCTTGGTGAACCAACTCATAAGAGCTGGAGTGCTGAGGAATTAGGAGAACAACTTCGTAACGATCTACAACTTATCGACACACGTCCAGCGGCTCAATTCGCTGAAGAGCATATTCCTGGAACGATCAACATTCCAAACAACAAGTCCTTTGCAAATTGGGCAGGTTGGCTAGTGGATTATAATAAGCCTGTTTACCTGATTACAGAACAAGATCAAATAGAAGATTTAACAAAAGCACTGCGTTCTATTGGAGCTGACAGTGTAGCTGGATTTATGACACCAGCAGAGCTTACCGAGCTTAAAGTAGAAGGCATGGATATGGAATCTTATAAAGTAACAACTCCAGAGGAAATTGCTGAAAGTATTGAAGCTGGAGATGTTCATTTACTAGATGTGCGTAATCAAAATGAGTGGGATGCAGGACACATTCCACAAGCACAACACATTATGTTAGGTTACTTGCAAGAACGAATTGATGAAGTTCCTACAGATAAACCAGTTGTACTGCAATGTCAATCTGGTGGTCGTTCTGCAATGGCGACAAGTATTCTACAAGCAAATGGCATTAAAGATGTAATCAATATGCAAGGTGGGTTTGGTGC is a window encoding:
- a CDS encoding MBL fold metallo-hydrolase, giving the protein MLLKYFYDEKLAQASYMVGCQATGEALVVDPSRDIQAYLDTAKKENLTITKVAETHIHADFVSGARELATQTGATAMLSGEGGEDWSYQFLDTINHELVYDGSKFKVGNVTIEVMHTPGHTPESISFVLYDRDQDAPMGIFTGDFVFVGDVGRPDLLEKAAGLENTSEIGGREMFKSLERFKALPDYMQVWPGHGAGSACGKALGAIPSSTVGYEKITNWALAYEDEDAFVKDLVSEQPEPPKYFAVMKKVNKEGPALLSELGEPTHKSWSAEELGEQLRNDLQLIDTRPAAQFAEEHIPGTINIPNNKSFANWAGWLVDYNKPVYLITEQDQIEDLTKALRSIGADSVAGFMTPAELTELKVEGMDMESYKVTTPEEIAESIEAGDVHLLDVRNQNEWDAGHIPQAQHIMLGYLQERIDEVPTDKPVVLQCQSGGRSAMATSILQANGIKDVINMQGGFGAWSKRQLPQTS